Proteins co-encoded in one Halorussus lipolyticus genomic window:
- a CDS encoding S26 family signal peptidase, producing the protein MSASRDGPSSDEDEPDSSPTSSELRADAAATDGGEREEGTGPLALVRRFRRSDNEVVVFVREMLSSAGIVLAIGLLLFAISGVWPPMVAIESGSMEPQMQKGDLVFIMDEGRLVPDAAQSGTGVVTYKTGQDSGYKSFNNYGDVIIYKPDGKNYQTPIIHRARFWVEEGENWYDEADKQYIDADNCQQLTNCPAPNAGFITKGDANGFYDQAAWSGGALSDPVKPSWIRGTAEVRIPWLGWVRLQFSGAAYVAPSSLPTASLSTTPLVAPGVSSPGVASPSMASPV; encoded by the coding sequence ATGAGTGCTTCCCGAGACGGTCCATCGTCCGACGAGGACGAACCCGATAGTTCACCTACCTCGTCGGAACTGCGGGCCGACGCCGCGGCGACTGACGGAGGCGAGCGCGAGGAGGGCACCGGCCCGCTCGCGTTGGTCCGTCGGTTCCGTCGGAGCGACAACGAGGTGGTCGTGTTCGTCCGCGAGATGTTGAGTAGCGCCGGTATCGTGCTGGCCATCGGGCTTCTCCTCTTTGCCATCAGCGGGGTCTGGCCCCCGATGGTCGCCATCGAGAGCGGGAGCATGGAACCCCAGATGCAGAAAGGTGACCTCGTGTTCATCATGGACGAGGGTCGTCTCGTGCCCGACGCCGCGCAGTCCGGAACCGGCGTCGTGACGTACAAGACGGGCCAAGACTCCGGATACAAGAGTTTCAACAACTACGGCGACGTGATAATCTACAAACCCGACGGGAAGAACTATCAGACGCCCATCATCCATCGCGCCCGCTTCTGGGTCGAGGAGGGCGAGAACTGGTACGACGAGGCCGACAAGCAGTACATCGACGCGGACAACTGCCAGCAGTTGACCAACTGCCCGGCCCCCAACGCCGGATTCATCACGAAGGGCGACGCCAACGGCTTCTACGACCAAGCCGCGTGGAGTGGCGGCGCGCTCAGCGACCCCGTGAAGCCGAGTTGGATTCGGGGCACCGCCGAGGTCCGCATCCCGTGGCTCGGCTGGGTCCGCCTCCAGTTCTCGGGCGCGGCCTACGTCGCTCCGTCCTCGCTCCCGACGGCCTCGCTCTCGACCACGCCGCTCGTCGCTCCCGGTGTGTCCTCTCCCGGTGTAGCCTCGCCCAGTATGGCCTCCCCAGTGTAG
- a CDS encoding DNA-directed DNA polymerase II small subunit, translating into MPLETPARIVSELTSRGWNADREAVTLLAGADDPNAALEAVVERAPDEALKLSSAHVEEVLAEFEAGNGNAPVSSGPDTGTNPKNELGSPDETKGVDSNGVDSSGDGAVAVAGNDGETSPDADGSEFGDGVTDVSRPDESVRDPDFDARSLEIEGDITGESTGTGEYDDFVSVFKDRFERLSKQLRSRVNARPTSAVQSMPGGGDTAIVGMVSDIRSTASGHWLVELEDTSGTYPCLIMKDREFADTVNELLHDEVIAVEGTLSDDNDDGDGILFVDDLYFPDVPRTYKPSTADRHVQAALISDVHVGSQEFMADAWSRFADWLHTEEAERVEYLLVAGDMVEGVGVYPDQDDELDIIDIYEQYEQFSEYLKEVPGDMEILMIPGNHDAVRLAEPQPGFDEELRDIMSVHDARISGNPSTVTVEGVDILMYHGVSLDEVIAELPDDKASYDDPHKAMYQLLKKRHVAPQFGGKTRLAPEEKDYLVMDTVPDVFHTGHVHKLGWGKYHNVLAVNSGCWQAQTDFQKSVNIDPDAGYAPILDLDTLDMTVRQFSRD; encoded by the coding sequence GTGCCGCTGGAGACGCCCGCTCGTATCGTCAGCGAACTCACCAGTCGCGGCTGGAACGCCGACCGCGAGGCCGTGACCCTGCTGGCGGGGGCAGACGACCCGAACGCCGCGCTCGAAGCGGTGGTCGAACGCGCGCCCGACGAGGCGCTGAAACTCTCGTCCGCCCACGTCGAGGAGGTCCTCGCGGAGTTCGAGGCTGGAAACGGCAACGCCCCAGTTTCGAGTGGACCCGATACCGGAACCAACCCGAAGAACGAGTTAGGTTCTCCAGATGAAACGAAGGGGGTTGACAGTAATGGTGTCGATTCGAGTGGCGACGGCGCTGTCGCAGTCGCCGGTAACGACGGAGAGACCAGTCCGGACGCCGACGGTTCGGAGTTCGGCGACGGCGTGACCGACGTGTCCCGACCCGACGAGTCGGTCCGGGACCCGGACTTCGACGCCCGGTCGCTCGAAATCGAGGGCGACATCACGGGCGAGAGTACCGGCACCGGCGAGTACGACGACTTCGTGTCGGTGTTCAAGGACCGCTTCGAGCGCCTCTCGAAACAGTTGCGCTCGCGGGTCAACGCCCGGCCGACCTCCGCGGTCCAGTCGATGCCCGGCGGCGGAGACACCGCCATCGTCGGGATGGTCAGCGACATCCGCTCGACTGCGAGCGGTCACTGGCTCGTCGAACTGGAAGATACCAGCGGAACCTACCCCTGTCTCATCATGAAAGACCGGGAGTTCGCCGACACGGTGAACGAACTCCTCCACGACGAGGTTATCGCAGTCGAGGGAACGCTCTCGGACGACAACGACGACGGCGACGGCATCCTGTTCGTGGACGACCTCTACTTCCCCGACGTGCCCCGAACCTACAAGCCATCGACCGCCGACCGCCACGTGCAGGCCGCGCTCATCAGCGACGTTCACGTCGGCAGTCAGGAGTTCATGGCCGACGCGTGGTCCCGGTTCGCCGACTGGCTTCACACCGAGGAGGCCGAGCGCGTCGAGTACCTCCTCGTCGCGGGCGACATGGTGGAGGGCGTCGGCGTCTACCCCGACCAAGACGACGAGTTGGACATCATCGACATCTACGAGCAGTACGAGCAGTTCTCGGAGTATCTGAAGGAGGTGCCCGGCGACATGGAGATTCTGATGATTCCGGGCAACCACGACGCGGTTCGACTCGCCGAACCCCAACCCGGATTCGACGAGGAGCTGAGGGACATCATGTCGGTCCACGACGCCCGCATCTCGGGCAACCCCTCCACCGTCACCGTTGAGGGCGTGGACATCCTGATGTACCACGGCGTCTCGCTGGACGAGGTTATCGCCGAACTTCCCGACGACAAGGCGAGTTACGACGACCCCCACAAGGCGATGTACCAACTGCTGAAGAAGCGCCACGTCGCACCCCAGTTCGGCGGCAAGACACGCCTCGCGCCAGAGGAGAAAGATTACCTCGTGATGGACACCGTGCCCGACGTGTTCCACACCGGCCACGTCCACAAACTCGGGTGGGGCAAGTACCACAACGTCCTCGCGGTCAACTCCGGGTGTTGGCAGGCCCAGACTGATTTCCAGAAGTCGGTCAACATCGACCCGGACGCTGGCTACGCGCCGATTCTGGACCTCGACACGCTCGACATGACGGTCCGGCAGTTCAGTCGAGACTGA